The Borrelia hispanica CRI genome has a window encoding:
- a CDS encoding ABC-F family ATP-binding cassette domain-containing protein yields MIRVNNLEVTFGERVLFQDVNIKFSSGNCYGIIGANGAGKSTFLKVLGGTIEPSKGEILIAKNQRMAVLEQNQFAYDDFQVIDTVIMGHKKLYSIQKEKDEIYAKLDFNDEDGIRAGELEAEFADLGGYEAESNAAVLLRGLGIDESLHFSLMRDVEAALKVRILLAQALFGDPDILLLDEPTNNLDIQSIKWLEEFLINFENTVIVVSHDRHFLNQVCTHIVDIDYGKIQVYLGNYDFWYETSRILNKQLKDAKKRSEEKIAELKTFIQRFSSNASKSRQATSRKKLIEKIKVEDLKPSSRKFPYVNFKIERDLGKNVITIKNLTKEFEGQFILNKFSIVVEPGQKIVFLGSPISASYLFDIITNEDRDYKGHYEWGSTVNFEYFKKDNEEYFNVNLSLIDWLRQYSKEGDETYIRGFLGRMLFSQDEALKGVNVLSGGEKVRCMLSKIMLSGANVLLLDQPTNHLDLEAITSLNTGLKDFKGVVLFTSHDHQFIDTIANRIIEFTPNGIIDRFMTFSEYIEDVKVKELRDKLYEGHSILKL; encoded by the coding sequence TTGATAAGAGTAAATAATTTAGAAGTTACATTTGGAGAGAGAGTTTTATTTCAAGATGTAAATATTAAGTTTTCTTCTGGAAATTGTTATGGAATAATAGGAGCTAATGGTGCAGGTAAGAGCACTTTTTTGAAAGTTTTGGGTGGCACGATTGAGCCTAGTAAGGGTGAAATATTAATTGCTAAGAATCAAAGAATGGCTGTTCTTGAACAAAATCAATTTGCATATGATGATTTTCAAGTTATTGATACTGTGATTATGGGGCATAAAAAGCTTTATTCTATTCAAAAAGAAAAAGATGAAATTTATGCAAAACTTGATTTTAATGATGAGGATGGCATTAGAGCAGGAGAACTTGAGGCAGAGTTTGCTGATCTTGGAGGTTATGAAGCAGAATCTAATGCTGCAGTTCTTTTAAGGGGGTTAGGTATAGATGAGTCTCTGCATTTTAGTTTAATGAGAGATGTTGAGGCGGCCTTAAAAGTGAGAATACTTTTAGCTCAGGCTCTTTTTGGTGATCCTGATATATTGCTTCTTGATGAGCCTACTAATAATCTTGATATTCAATCGATTAAGTGGTTGGAAGAATTTTTAATTAATTTTGAAAATACAGTTATTGTTGTCTCACATGATAGGCACTTTTTAAATCAAGTTTGTACTCATATTGTTGATATTGATTATGGAAAAATTCAAGTTTATCTTGGTAATTATGATTTTTGGTATGAAACTAGTCGAATACTTAATAAGCAATTGAAAGATGCTAAGAAAAGATCTGAAGAGAAAATAGCAGAACTTAAGACTTTTATTCAAAGATTTTCAAGTAATGCATCAAAATCTCGCCAAGCAACTTCAAGAAAAAAGTTGATTGAAAAAATTAAAGTTGAAGATTTAAAACCGTCTTCAAGAAAATTTCCTTATGTTAATTTTAAAATTGAACGGGATCTTGGCAAAAATGTTATCACAATTAAAAATTTAACCAAAGAATTTGAGGGACAATTTATTTTAAACAAATTTAGTATTGTCGTAGAACCTGGACAAAAGATTGTTTTTTTAGGTAGTCCAATTTCAGCAAGTTATCTTTTTGATATCATTACTAATGAAGACAGAGATTATAAGGGACATTATGAATGGGGTTCTACTGTTAATTTTGAGTATTTTAAAAAGGATAATGAAGAATATTTTAATGTAAATTTAAGTTTAATAGATTGGCTTAGACAATATTCTAAAGAAGGCGATGAGACTTATATTAGAGGGTTTTTGGGGAGGATGCTTTTTAGTCAAGATGAGGCTTTAAAGGGAGTTAATGTTCTCTCAGGAGGTGAAAAGGTAAGATGTATGCTTTCAAAGATAATGCTTAGTGGTGCTAATGTATTATTATTGGATCAACCAACTAATCATTTAGATCTAGAGGCAATTACATCTCTAAATACTGGACTTAAAGATTTTAAGGGAGTTGTTTTGTTTACATCTCATGATCATCAGTTTATTGATACAATTGCTAATAGAATTATTGAATTTACTCCTAATGGCATAATTGATCGTTTTATGACTTTTTCTGAGTATATTGAGGATGTCAAAGTTAAGGAATTGCGGGATAAACTTTATGAAGGACATTCCATATTGAAACTTTAA
- a CDS encoding outer membrane protein assembly factor BamB family protein: MFVILKLNFCILIFFSAYFSLFADVNLYFQRALTGQVLGNPILDERRDTITVLTKDRWLITYTMSFGKKYSYRLDRTPYPFLLKDFGNGYYVITVRNEVQKIRRGRLIWKYNLGVSPIKAPSIGNGYILIPTVDGRVIALRLGDGHKVFEVDIEGQALTSSVVFENGNFYIVNENDEMFAFNVNGEQIWNISLMSSPSALMISTDNKIIVGLQSGEIVIYDSDFGDVLNSVSLNYPINFLFEKFNGEYVAVSDIGVFFNLSKNLEIMFFKNLSLNIKEAVLYNNKNLCLVMKSNGVLVLDEYFRPVDRYDDMKEISGLVANVGFIVTGGFNWILTTYYYQYKDMLDIIVWNHTLGNRYHQNRIDFREKSLMEHEDVYLTLDEMLNSAYDKVAYRKFLSMLDSILKKYGSFPKRYLNLYKKAIDNWLSPKDGIDRIFQRGQLYKYFMYVDDMSAIKSFVNVAIHEKDISNVIQLIKNIAKFEYYHDQDELVYNYIQYIILNYQGNLEIAYAVLLSLRKIIVNSSEENLTKYRSKYLTLLKFIKRQNFSEKINDFANEIIAIL, encoded by the coding sequence ATGTTTGTGATTTTGAAATTAAATTTTTGTATTTTAATTTTTTTTAGTGCTTATTTTTCTCTATTTGCAGATGTTAATCTTTATTTTCAAAGAGCTTTAACTGGGCAAGTTTTAGGAAATCCTATCCTTGATGAGAGACGTGATACTATTACTGTATTAACGAAGGATAGGTGGTTAATAACTTATACTATGTCTTTTGGTAAAAAGTATTCTTATAGGTTAGATAGAACTCCTTATCCCTTTTTATTAAAGGATTTTGGTAATGGGTATTATGTTATTACAGTACGTAATGAAGTTCAAAAAATCCGAAGAGGAAGACTTATATGGAAATATAATCTGGGTGTTTCTCCTATAAAAGCCCCTTCAATAGGTAATGGTTATATTTTAATTCCTACGGTTGATGGTAGAGTTATTGCTTTAAGACTTGGTGATGGTCATAAGGTTTTTGAGGTTGATATAGAAGGGCAAGCATTAACCTCATCTGTTGTTTTTGAAAATGGTAATTTTTATATTGTCAATGAAAATGATGAAATGTTTGCTTTTAATGTTAATGGAGAACAGATATGGAATATTTCGCTTATGTCCTCTCCTAGTGCATTGATGATCAGTACTGATAATAAAATAATTGTTGGATTGCAATCTGGAGAGATTGTCATTTATGATAGTGATTTTGGTGATGTATTAAATTCTGTTAGTTTAAATTATCCTATTAATTTTTTGTTTGAAAAATTTAATGGAGAGTATGTTGCAGTATCTGATATTGGTGTTTTTTTTAATTTAAGTAAAAATCTTGAAATTATGTTTTTCAAAAATTTATCTTTAAATATTAAAGAAGCTGTGCTTTACAATAATAAAAATCTTTGTCTTGTTATGAAATCAAATGGTGTTTTAGTTCTTGATGAATATTTTAGACCCGTTGATAGATATGATGATATGAAGGAGATATCCGGACTTGTGGCTAATGTTGGATTCATTGTTACTGGAGGATTTAATTGGATATTGACCACTTATTATTATCAATATAAAGATATGCTTGACATTATTGTTTGGAATCATACATTGGGTAATAGATATCATCAAAATAGAATAGATTTTAGAGAAAAATCTTTAATGGAACATGAAGATGTTTATTTGACCCTTGATGAAATGTTAAATTCTGCATATGACAAGGTTGCTTATCGTAAATTTTTAAGTATGCTTGATTCTATTTTAAAGAAATATGGTAGTTTTCCTAAAAGATATTTAAATTTATATAAAAAGGCTATTGATAATTGGCTTTCTCCAAAAGATGGAATTGATAGAATCTTTCAAAGAGGACAATTGTATAAATATTTTATGTATGTTGATGATATGTCCGCAATTAAGAGTTTTGTTAATGTTGCAATTCATGAGAAAGATATTAGCAATGTAATTCAGTTGATTAAAAATATTGCCAAATTTGAATATTATCATGATCAAGATGAACTTGTATATAATTATATTCAATATATAATATTGAATTATCAGGGTAATTTAGAGATAGCTTATGCTGTTCTTTTAAGCTTACGCAAGATAATTGTAAATTCTTCTGAAGAGAATCTTACAAAGTATAGAAGTAAATATCTAACTCTTTTGAAATTTATCAAGCGACAAAATTTTTCTGAAAAAATTAATGACTTTGCTAATGAAATTATTGCAATTCTTTAA